The DNA region CTCGTGGTGTGATCCAAAGGCACAGACATTTCATCAATGATTTGCAATCAATGTTGCCTCAGTCAAGGAAGGAACCAAAACTGGACACTAAAAAGAATCTTTTTGAGTTGAACGAGCTTGCGGAGCTGCACAACTGCAACAATATTATGTACTTCGAAAGTCGCAAACACCAGGATCTTTATATGTGGCTTTCGAAAACCCCCAACGGCCCAAGTATAAAGTTTCATATTCAGAATTTGCACACAatggacgagctcaattTCACTGGAAATTGTTTAAAAGGGTCGCGTCCGATATTGTCGTTTGATAGAGCTTTCGATGGCGATATTCATTTGAAAATTCTTAAAGAAGTGTTCATTCACCAATTTGGAGTGCCCCCAGGtgcaagaaaatcaaagcCTTTCATTGATCACCTGATGACTTTTGCTATCTTGGATGGGAAAATATGGGTTCGCAATTATCAAATTAGCGAGCCCGTAGGTGCCGAAGCAGCGGAAGCAGACTTGGAGGAAATGAAGTTGATCGAAATTGGACCTAGATTTGTTCTCACCTTGATAACTATATTAGAGGGCTCTTTCTGTGGTCCCAAGATTTATGAAAATAAAGAATACGTTTCACCTAATGTTGTTAGATCGACGCTGAAAGTCGATGCTGCTAAGAAAGCTGTTCTTCGGCAAGAACAATCGAGAATGGCACGGCATGGAAAAGAAACTGGCTCCAAACTTCTGGCAGACGACGATCTTTTTACTTGAATAAAAGTATGATTAGTTAAAGCTTCAATAAATCGACTCATGAGTCAGATGCTCAACATAGATTGCTTTCTACAGGATTCAATATAATGGTTTCTGGTTATGAGTTATAGAATATCTGTAAAGCAATGCTATCGCGATCAGAAGTGCTTTTTCAAGTAATCCTTGATGAacttttcctcctcaggAGAGGATGCATCGATTTTTGGTTCCAATTTGACTTTTGGTGACCatggttttggagccacGAGAGCCACGACGGTTCCTATAGTCGCAATAGCGAGCTATTGTTAGTTTTTCACGATAGCGTGATTCATACATACATGATGTGGGGGAATTGCCTTTCCAAATATAGTGTATGCGCCTGCCATTTGAAGATAACTAACAagttttgaaaatgttttttttcgaccGGTTTTTTAACGTAAAACTTAAGGAGGGTAACATAAGAATTTCCTATTCGGTTTACATACAAAATTCAGTTCGCAAGCTCTACAGAATTTCGAGTCAAAATCGAAGAAATCTATGTCAAATCTCGAGGCTTAAGCTGATTATTCTTGGTGCTTTTTGATGCTTACCTAGAATTGTTGACTATTTGATCAAAAGTTTCGTCACATGAACCTACCAAGGCATCATGGCTTTTTGTCAGAAAAGGGAGACGCTTCTCAACGCTATTCGGCTTGAACTAGTTCGCGCGTCAGTAAACGAGATGGCTAGTGCGGAAATTATCTTGAACGGTGGGACGCCTACccgtttgaaaaactcaGACCACAAGCCACCAATTGGGTCTCCTGATCCAGTGGGAGACTTGCCGCTGACATCGTCTACTAGTCTCGTCCCACTAAAAAAAGCTGCTCACACTCAAAATGAAGAGTGCAAGGGTAGGAAAGTTTTGCGAAATGATGACTTCGCTGCAGCCTCGGATGATCACAGTGGAGATATAGACGAAATCTCTAGTGAGAAAACTCACGCGCTCGAAGCCGATGATAAAGACTTGATGAGTGGTGTTTCGCGTGATAGCTTTTCACCTAGGCCCCAAAGCATCAGGTCACTGGGACAAGGCGTATATCCCACCGCATTCTCCACGGAATCCAGTGTAACCACAAGTTCTCTTATGCCAGGAGATGCGTCTAGAAGTGGTGATATGGACTTGGCGCCTGTTTCTTTGGATTCCAGTATTGCTCGCACAAAAAGCTTTTTATTTGAGAACACGGTGCCCTCAGATAAAGAAATGGACGCTTTTGGTTTCCAGAGCCAGCTGGACTCTGACGATTATTTCTCAACCGATTCAGAATTGTCCAGATctggtgatgatgatggTTTGAGCTCTAAAACGCGGCAAAGTCTAGCTTTGTATGCTGAGAATTCCTGGCACCAGGAAAGGACTGGTGACTCCAGTCCCTCGAGGCATTCCAAATTGAACATTGCCGAATCAAAATCGAGcttgaactcaaaaagAGGTGGCGAGATACTTTTCACTAAGGACAAACCTGGCTCCTTTTTAATGCAACATCACTCCAATCTTACGAATCTGTTGAACGAAGATTTTGGAATCGAAAACAATTTGTCGAATGCTGTACACGATGACAAAGCCCTCCGGTGTTTGATCGCGGTTCCTCGACTATCCATTGGTTTTGAAAATCCGATTCAAATAAAGGTGGATGAGTCGTTTGCTGTGGAGGATGTTATTCAAACTTCGCTAACACAAATTAGGAGATTAAGTCAAAATAAAGGTGGCATTTTTGCTGTCGATCTAAATTCGCAGCTGTGGAATCTCTATCTGGCTGACGACGATGGccagatcgacgacgacatggGACCTCTTGAGAGAAATCGGTTGCTCGTTTCTTATTGTGCTGACGAATTTGTTCTAGATTACAAATCTAACGATGACTGCTctcaaaataatttcaaaTGTCCTAAGGTTGCCAGCTCGAGCGTTTTGCAAGAAAGTACCAACGCTGGACCCAGATCCATAGAAACTCTTGGTTCTGAGAGACTTGCTTCTTTGAACTCCTTTTTACATGCGACTTCCGATGGGTCAGGAATTACCTTTGATGACAAAAAGAATAAAAGCCATGTATTCATTGATTCGGATACCAGAAGACTTGCCTCCGGGAAGCATAGTCAACAGGGGCGCGAAGTTGAATCAGTGATGACGAAAGCTTCAAACAATGCATCTATGGGTAATGACGTGGGTTCAAGTAATGAAACGATGCAAGCAAATTCATTCCATCATGTGTCTaaaaggaagaaaaaattTCAAACCTTGCTTCAATTGACGGGTCTAAATGGAAACGAACCCCATATATCTGGAACGAATCATGGAGACTCCCAAACTACCAAAGATCGAGGTTATTTGGGTTCAGGTACTTATTATCGATGGACTATTTGGCGGCGCCAACAAATGTCTTTCAGAGGCAGGTATCCCAAATCTCTTGTAATAGATGGACATCAGATATACATTTTGCCATTCAATGAATCAAAAGGATCTTGGTACGAGTCAAAAACAACTAGCTTCGATTTCAATCAAATCATTAAGGTGAAGCAAAACCCTCGCATTCCTCACTATTTTAAGATAGTTGTCATGAAGCAAAACCACGAAGCTCCAAAGACATACCATTTGGAAGCGGCTAATGCGGCGGAATCCAGAGCTATCGTCAAAACTTTCAATCTGTTAATGGAAAGATTCCCACCCACGAATGAGAAAACATAGGCAATATCAATGGACATCGGCAATGTCAATCTCCGTTCATAGTAAACAATAACACAGCCATTCAGAAACTCTATACTTGTTTAAGCTATATACTTCTGTACAGTTTCTATTTCGGGACTTCATAGCTCCATTTCGATCAGAACTCTGATATCGCAACGGCAATAGATTGAATATCATCGTGCGAAATAGAAACCTTGATTGCTTTTACCCCTTGATCGGAAGCGGCAACATTGGCTTCCCCATGGAGTCTGACTGATGGAGCTCCGTTGATATCCCGAATAATTTCAATATCTTTCATAGACGCACCAGCCCCTTTGGACTTGACGCCCAATGATTTAAAAACTGCTTCTTTAGCAGACCAGGTTCCAGCAAAAGACGCCCTTGGGCACGAAGATGATGCGCAGTATTGGATCTCAGTATCTGTGAAGTTCCTTTCCAAAAACGTTTCGTTTTCACTGTTGATGGCGGAGAGTAGCTCCACGTCAACACCCACgcctttttctccagtcAGTCTACTGGCCatgttcttgagcagctcagCTGTTTCTGTCGAGAGACCATTGGACAGTGTAGAAGACTGAATTTCAGATTCTTTGAAAGTAAGCttattttctttggttGCCGTAACACGTGCAAGAGGATCCAGATACACCGACTCTTCTAAGTCATCTGTGTAAGGCGCCTTCGTTTTCGCAACAAAGAGAGAGTTTGTTAACATGGCATTGTGCATGTAACGGTACGCTTTCTTGTATCTCGTTTGGACCAACTTTTGGTACTGTTGATactctttttcagaaagaGCCGCATAAAGATAGTCAGAATTCACAATAATCGCTTGAGCACCTTTCTGTCCAAAACCAAATGAGGTTACCGAAACTGCTTTTATTCCATCCGTCTTTATTGTTCTCGAAGGGAAGAGAACATAATCATAGTTCTCCAGGACTTTATCGACATTGTCGGCATTTCTGTTTCCCGGAACCACACCCGTTTGCAAAATTTGCAAGCCACCATTAAGCATCCAcgcaccagcagcaccCTTAGGGTGCCCAGTCAAAtacttttggaaaacgcCGTACACAGGATTTCCTTCCGTACGTCCTAAATGGCTCATCATCTTATCGATGGCCGCAGTCTCATTCTTATCGTTTGCTTTAGTAGACGTTCCATGGAAAGAACACACACCCAAATCATCGATCGTTAGATCGAATGTGGCCAATGCACCTCTAATTGGTGCAATGCGAGGgtcgtttttccagaactcGTTACCATACATTCTTTGGGCTTCTTTGATTTGACATTTGGCTTCTTTTCGAATTTCTTCAGCCCGTTCAGCCAGGAACCTTTCTTGATCAAAGGAGGGATCCTGCTTTGCAAGAACGCTGGCTTCTTCCGATAACAAAGATAATTCGTCTTCAACCCAGGTTTTGATCTGGGAAGTTCTTGCTTTGAGCTGTCTTGCTCTGTACTTGATGTCCAGTTTAGGGGATGTGAACCTAGAATCTCCGTGATGCTCTCTAGCAGTGGTAAGGATACCTTTTCCAGGTGCAGGCACAGATCTTCCAATTTTATCACTTGCCGTGGATGCCATCGCAACGATACCATATATAGGGACGCCCATTTTAAGAGCCAATTCTGCTGTCATCAAAATCTGCAATCCTGAGCCCTGAGCTTCCATAAAGCCGCTTCTGCTAGTGGTGGTAGGTCTGGACATATCAGCAGGCGTGCGTCCATGAGCAAACTCGTCATCTGCATTGGAAGTAGCATTCATATTTGCGAATTCATATgaaccttcttcttggaaGTCGTCATAGCCACCCACAATC from Ogataea parapolymorpha DL-1 chromosome V, whole genome shotgun sequence includes:
- a CDS encoding Ribosome biogenesis protein BRX1; translation: MLPQSRKEPKLDTKKNLFELNELAELHNCNNIMYFESRKHQDLYMWLSKTPNGPSIKFHIQNLHTMDELNFTGNCLKGSRPILSFDRAFDGDIHLKILKEVFIHQFGVPPGARKSKPFIDHLMTFAILDGKIWVRNYQISEPVGAEAAEADLEEMKLIEIGPRFVLTLITILEGSFCGPKIYENKEYVSPNVVRSTLKVDAAKKAVLRQEQSRMARHGKETGSKLLADDDLFT
- a CDS encoding Target of rapamycin complex 2 subunit AVO1; its protein translation is MASAEIILNGGTPTRLKNSDHKPPIGSPDPVGDLPLTSSTSLVPLKKAAHTQNEECKGRKVLRNDDFAAASDDHSGDIDEISSEKTHALEADDKDLMSGVSRDSFSPRPQSIRSLGQGVYPTAFSTESSVTTSSLMPGDASRSGDMDLAPVSLDSSIARTKSFLFENTVPSDKEMDAFGFQSQLDSDDYFSTDSELSRSGDDDGLSSKTRQSLALYAENSWHQERTGDSSPSRHSKLNIAESKSSLNSKRGGEILFTKDKPGSFLMQHHSNLTNLLNEDFGIENNLSNAVHDDKALRCLIAVPRLSIGFENPIQIKVDESFAVEDVIQTSLTQIRRLSQNKGGIFAVDLNSQLWNLYLADDDGQIDDDMGPLERNRLLVSYCADEFVLDYKSNDDCSQNNFKCPKVASSSVLQESTNAGPRSIETLGSERLASLNSFLHATSDGSGITFDDKKNKSHVFIDSDTRRLASGKHSQQGREVESVMTKASNNASMGNDVGSSNETMQANSFHHVSKRKKKFQTLLQLTGLNGNEPHISGTNHGDSQTTKDRGYLGSGTYYRWTIWRRQQMSFRGRYPKSLVIDGHQIYILPFNESKGSWYESKTTSFDFNQIIKVKQNPRIPHYFKIVVMKQNHEAPKTYHLEAANAAESRAIVKTFNLLMERFPPTNEKT